In a genomic window of Anoxybacter fermentans:
- a CDS encoding NHL repeat-containing protein, with the protein MKISHIALTFFMLFIFPVLFSQNTFAVELQFINSFGISGMNNGELFYPYQISLTRTGELIIIDKKPSIQFFNIEGNFISSWTGELPNEVNQREYMTITVDQKNNYYITLENAKKVLKYSSKKELEMEWNDKSFSWIEALLLTEEGKFYLADNNKLMLLNQQGQIEQSFEHLDLWQPLSLALSSDGNIYIADTNNNKIKVINPKGELVMEWEETGTEANQFIKPRSIAFDEKENLFVLDSEIKDDTIFSYIKIYSKTGKLLNTIELTKINPENESFFPTDFVIYQDKLYLVDMAEQCIKVYQILYDTSKDETSNSE; encoded by the coding sequence ATGAAAATCAGCCACATAGCATTAACCTTTTTCATGCTTTTTATCTTTCCTGTACTCTTTTCCCAAAACACCTTTGCCGTCGAACTGCAATTCATTAATTCTTTTGGAATTTCCGGCATGAACAATGGTGAATTATTTTATCCATATCAGATTTCCTTAACCAGAACCGGTGAATTAATTATCATTGACAAAAAACCATCTATTCAATTTTTTAATATTGAAGGTAATTTTATTTCTTCATGGACAGGAGAGTTACCCAATGAGGTGAATCAAAGAGAATACATGACAATAACCGTTGATCAAAAGAATAATTATTATATTACATTAGAAAACGCCAAAAAAGTTTTAAAATATTCTTCTAAAAAAGAGTTAGAAATGGAGTGGAATGATAAATCTTTCTCATGGATAGAAGCCCTACTTCTCACCGAAGAAGGAAAATTTTATCTGGCTGATAACAATAAATTGATGCTTTTAAATCAACAGGGCCAGATCGAACAATCCTTCGAACACTTAGATTTATGGCAACCCTTGAGTCTAGCTTTAAGTTCTGATGGAAATATTTACATTGCTGACACAAATAATAATAAAATTAAAGTTATCAACCCTAAGGGAGAACTGGTAATGGAATGGGAAGAAACAGGAACTGAAGCAAATCAGTTTATTAAACCACGTTCCATTGCATTTGACGAAAAAGAAAATCTTTTTGTCCTGGATAGTGAGATTAAAGACGATACCATTTTTTCATATATAAAAATATATTCTAAAACCGGAAAGCTTCTAAACACCATTGAACTAACTAAAATAAATCCTGAAAATGAATCTTTTTTCCCTACAGATTTTGTAATCTATCAGGATAAACTATATCTGGTGGATATGGCTGAACAATGTATCAAGGTATATCAAATCCTATATGATACCTCAAAAGATGAAACATCAAACTCTGAATAA
- a CDS encoding PKD domain-containing protein, giving the protein MNIGGTGGKGGDGGNSYGGLFSGVDGGNGGMGGTGGDGGWIEVIAKKGKVEIKKMVKSLGGTGGRGGKGGADASISGGPGNGGDGGNGGDGGQILIIGQDVKIYRGAGFDVSPGIGGAGGSGGAPGTSGPSGEDGDSGSPGEPGSVEIKGGEIFYESSRIKTLSSIYILPSQAHTSIEYDQVKPNKPDIIKFPYFKNNETGVYYTNTTTPIIEIKVPEDNGFSEYGLKSGIGKFKVWSLELEDDNSNIIDKPIRTLRLDLDSGYTMPPKPDEDDVVYPYPDTDTEDSKALAVDVVQAFDESQVQNGFFSFPLECVKTNTVLHLNVRTYDKYDNYIDYVDNDSNWLKIYIDTIPPDSPDGLQYQIFDETKIEFEWTPPRDTSGIKEYDIKINDRIVAQGIKEPRYIYNGGFNKQIKFQVRARDLAGNESQFSDPIIVYTYPEKTSIKSVITGGNRFSGYTASVQFISVGDKAAGYQIKYFEVDSSGNRINNEEFDIIRDVGSISTPAGGTYSYVIYNLIAHKRYKFAIRTYNSKPGAPNYTDWVEYGPVQVKNNAPTRATLLSPADGEYINCNKESSFVLKAAESTDGDLDFLLYTFVINGEESSKFRASNGEVIYRPNIVDGSYEWFVRTYDGYDCTESETRRFIVDLTPPLAPEFSIEKAEIKEDKVTLKNILIRDNDVARFRVWSDADNRIKEINVANSYTLTIPKVEGAQNIYMKAVDKAGNVSKTSYKVRIIYDITPPQKPSSITLSGGNHSIKVSWNECADQLPRSGIDISGVGGYRIRYRKYGTDKWTEVDVNTNSYWITGIGENDKYEVQLMTVDKAGNESGWTNSYYGYSLPSVGILKVLDFGYKLTDSGEYQHYVDFSVDPGYSAKYKIIRKNQDTGLEKETGWIDSSVQTYRDYCSPHGRYNYKIVTRNSLEKKIEAVSSEWYSVDIPNHQPQVPVNTVKGFINQLQPTLGCEPVLDVDGDGLTYYYYIEEDKAGIRNPIVKWEVANNSNILYQPIVNLKDGYTYYYRVGVDDGYSMIKDEYNNLIPGVVSVETSFVVDITAPEIEIILPEEHRDSILKGEFVDEVTVIVKAIDKNPAISGGSSSGLKDLYYYWNGDLSTKRTISSGEYIEIPHGINTLYVVAEDNIGNKTRPKTMVFKVDKTGPVISDLTLQGTELNGVKYTVSSSELFATFRLTEEETEVDRAVYSIVTAAELSNLDNLPDDRWVSISIKEGIENYYEIVAPYDLIDGEEYYFVVKAWNIVGRETVAYSDPVIVDSSAPEIKFSDSEGTVPDKYRLTSLSNLTLVCEVIDYGSGVAKLEYGLSEELDEAKVTNWCSDISQLSSISLEDGKEYHLVVRAIDHLGLKNVEFSVPILIDTTPPVFKSLKGGNPIPGTDQYQTQWDPTYLKVYWNITDESNLLQIRYAIGITPGGKEISSQLPGNANGWFSVDKWKKEMDLIIDSLNLADGSYYVTIEATNEVGLVQKQTTNPIIIDTTLPPMPVVKDDGICTGRKEIHFTVSFPNENLLDNQYYYQIVAENGSVVYGEVELSNPNNLPDVSLTVDESDGITFENGKTYYVVLGEKVNGIFTPIAYSDGIIIDWTPPQFISFNDGEYFTDENVYLTWDAVDEESGISSYYIKIGTSRGGGELTDGWIYLGTKNSTAVQGLEFGDGGLYFATIKAINRAGTETVIIGDGFRIDTTSPPIPKVLTESNYTTRLDTLAASWTWTKPDTGSGTVAYYYDYLTVRDSTQAQWKPVESITGDPLSTRITLTNLNLKNGTTYYIAIKAVDRVGLESVGLSEGIMADVEAPITPIIDDLRDYQDFTDQLTAHFYSRDEESGIKGFKYAIGTLDDETAVMDWKEITNPEETVSNLNLVEGEIYFFTALATDNAGLKSAKSRSDGILIDMQKPTIEYVHSEGEYSNNGRELFFVWKGVPSYAPIVEYEYYLTPEANPTTYEWKSTTQEQILLTAENEINSPTFINGQTYYFFVRARDASGKVSEIASAHITIDSTPPIRPVILMDGDYQSQNLNLSWRSSDPETQIARYRYGIGTVRGEVDVTNGWVNIEETGEYVHIYRDDLPLKHNQRYYLSVQAQNNAGAWSEVGYDEGFLVDLIPPSTPEVKGPGHYLRSKTTISNITFSSEETEVGIKAYRYQIIAEDEKDQITTLTGKVISLNSENNTYDKSVTVTFDAENLSLKEGGKYYIAVQAQNILNMWSDVGFTSIPFIVDTIPPSVAFVRGNEEIVTNGESIEIKWTTDEVGKVFYRLKHPDGRFTPEQGYHEEEITAIGEHTLIFDQTEIGTYYFYLYMEDMTGNISSEVVQQIRVNSPPNIQVGDGRSVYKGRELRLGESDFVVTDQDGTVEIYEWDFGDGTAIVTTTELSVSHRYTEIGDYTVTLTVTDNDGGKASAELSVIVTNTLEGELTLDETWTGIMELRGDVIVPEGITLTIQSGTVIVVPNGKGIVVNGTINCNGSYEEIRFTTTDPTGTYGPNLWKGIYLSSTSLGSEFLNTVVEYAERGLVLNRQDILIKNSIFRENGIGVHMYQSSTAINNCRFENNLYYGIKEEGVNTPIICNNIFYGNGIAPYYHHEKTLLTIEDVNNLFGFGNQ; this is encoded by the coding sequence TTGAATATAGGTGGTACAGGCGGAAAAGGTGGAGATGGAGGAAATAGTTATGGAGGACTTTTTTCTGGAGTGGACGGAGGTAATGGTGGTATGGGTGGAACCGGTGGAGATGGTGGGTGGATTGAAGTTATTGCCAAAAAAGGAAAGGTTGAAATAAAAAAGATGGTAAAATCTCTAGGTGGAACTGGTGGCCGTGGTGGAAAAGGAGGAGCTGATGCAAGTATAAGTGGAGGACCAGGAAATGGTGGTGATGGTGGAAATGGTGGAGATGGTGGTCAAATTTTAATCATTGGTCAGGATGTGAAAATTTATAGAGGAGCTGGTTTTGATGTATCTCCAGGAATTGGAGGGGCTGGAGGAAGTGGTGGCGCTCCAGGTACTTCTGGTCCATCAGGTGAAGATGGTGATTCTGGTTCTCCTGGAGAGCCTGGTTCTGTGGAAATAAAGGGTGGAGAAATATTTTACGAATCTTCAAGAATTAAAACTCTTTCTAGTATCTATATTTTACCCTCACAGGCCCATACAAGTATAGAATATGATCAAGTGAAACCGAATAAGCCAGATATTATAAAATTTCCTTATTTTAAAAATAATGAAACTGGCGTATATTACACAAATACTACAACACCGATTATAGAGATTAAGGTTCCAGAAGATAATGGTTTTTCCGAATATGGACTTAAAAGTGGAATTGGAAAATTTAAAGTATGGAGTTTAGAATTAGAAGATGATAATTCAAATATAATAGATAAACCTATAAGAACGTTGAGGTTAGATTTAGATTCTGGATATACAATGCCGCCGAAACCAGATGAAGATGATGTTGTTTATCCTTATCCTGATACTGATACTGAAGATTCAAAAGCTCTTGCTGTTGATGTTGTTCAGGCTTTTGATGAAAGTCAGGTGCAAAATGGGTTTTTCTCTTTTCCACTGGAATGTGTAAAAACAAATACTGTGTTACATTTGAATGTAAGGACATATGACAAATATGATAATTATATAGATTATGTAGATAATGATAGTAACTGGTTAAAAATTTATATTGATACTATTCCACCAGATTCTCCAGATGGTTTACAGTATCAAATTTTTGATGAGACAAAGATAGAATTTGAATGGACTCCGCCAAGAGATACAAGTGGAATAAAAGAATATGATATTAAAATTAATGATAGAATAGTGGCTCAGGGGATTAAGGAACCCAGATATATATATAATGGAGGTTTTAATAAACAGATTAAATTTCAAGTTAGAGCTAGAGACCTGGCAGGTAATGAATCACAATTTTCAGATCCAATAATAGTATATACATATCCAGAGAAAACAAGTATTAAATCTGTAATTACCGGCGGAAACCGTTTTTCGGGTTATACTGCAAGTGTGCAGTTTATCTCGGTTGGCGATAAAGCTGCTGGATATCAAATAAAATATTTTGAAGTTGATAGTAGTGGGAATCGAATTAATAATGAAGAGTTTGATATTATTCGTGATGTGGGAAGTATTAGTACCCCAGCAGGTGGTACTTATAGTTATGTAATTTATAATTTAATTGCCCATAAGAGGTATAAGTTTGCTATTCGAACCTATAACAGTAAACCAGGAGCCCCAAATTACACTGATTGGGTTGAATATGGTCCCGTTCAGGTAAAAAATAATGCTCCTACCAGGGCCACTTTATTATCTCCGGCTGATGGTGAGTATATTAATTGCAATAAAGAAAGTTCTTTTGTTTTAAAAGCAGCAGAAAGTACAGATGGTGATCTTGATTTTCTCTTGTATACTTTTGTTATTAATGGTGAGGAATCTTCAAAGTTTAGGGCTTCTAATGGAGAGGTTATATATAGACCAAACATTGTAGATGGATCTTATGAATGGTTTGTTCGCACATATGACGGATATGATTGTACTGAATCGGAGACAAGAAGATTTATTGTCGATCTAACGCCTCCACTTGCTCCTGAATTTTCGATTGAAAAAGCAGAAATCAAAGAAGATAAGGTTACTCTAAAGAATATTTTAATTCGTGATAATGATGTGGCAAGATTTAGGGTTTGGTCTGATGCAGATAACAGAATAAAAGAAATTAATGTAGCTAACTCATATACACTAACCATTCCCAAAGTCGAAGGAGCACAAAATATTTATATGAAAGCAGTAGATAAGGCGGGTAATGTAAGCAAAACTTCTTATAAGGTTCGGATTATTTATGATATTACTCCTCCGCAAAAACCTTCTTCCATTACTCTTAGTGGAGGTAATCATTCAATTAAAGTAAGTTGGAATGAATGTGCAGACCAATTACCCAGAAGTGGAATTGATATTAGTGGGGTTGGGGGTTATCGAATTAGATACAGGAAATATGGTACTGATAAGTGGACAGAGGTAGATGTGAATACTAATAGTTATTGGATTACAGGAATTGGTGAAAATGATAAGTATGAGGTGCAATTAATGACTGTAGATAAAGCTGGTAATGAAAGTGGGTGGACCAATAGTTATTACGGTTATTCTTTGCCATCAGTGGGTATTTTAAAAGTTTTAGACTTCGGTTATAAATTAACTGATTCAGGGGAATATCAGCATTATGTAGATTTTTCCGTTGACCCTGGTTATTCTGCCAAATACAAAATAATCCGTAAAAACCAGGATACAGGGTTGGAAAAGGAGACTGGTTGGATTGATAGTTCGGTGCAGACCTATCGTGATTATTGTTCTCCCCATGGCAGATATAACTACAAAATAGTTACTCGTAATTCATTAGAAAAGAAGATAGAGGCTGTTTCTTCTGAATGGTATTCTGTAGATATTCCAAATCATCAACCACAGGTACCAGTAAATACAGTTAAAGGTTTTATAAATCAATTACAACCCACATTAGGTTGTGAGCCAGTTTTAGATGTGGATGGTGATGGTCTGACATATTATTATTATATCGAAGAGGATAAAGCAGGAATTAGAAATCCCATTGTTAAATGGGAAGTGGCCAATAATTCAAACATTCTTTATCAACCTATTGTTAACCTTAAGGATGGTTATACCTACTATTATCGAGTTGGTGTAGATGATGGATACTCAATGATTAAGGATGAATATAACAATTTGATTCCTGGTGTGGTTTCAGTAGAAACCAGTTTTGTGGTTGACATAACCGCTCCAGAAATAGAAATTATTCTGCCAGAAGAGCATAGGGATAGTATTTTGAAGGGTGAATTTGTTGATGAGGTTACTGTAATTGTCAAGGCTATTGACAAGAATCCAGCTATTAGTGGGGGTAGTTCCAGCGGTTTAAAAGATCTCTATTATTATTGGAATGGTGATTTATCAACCAAAAGGACAATCTCTTCTGGAGAGTATATTGAAATTCCTCACGGAATTAATACCCTTTATGTGGTTGCGGAAGATAATATAGGAAATAAAACCAGGCCAAAGACAATGGTATTTAAAGTGGATAAAACTGGCCCGGTAATTTCTGATCTTACACTGCAAGGGACCGAATTGAATGGAGTAAAATATACAGTAAGTTCCTCGGAATTATTTGCAACATTCCGTTTGACAGAAGAAGAAACAGAAGTTGACAGAGCTGTGTATAGCATTGTAACTGCAGCTGAACTATCAAATCTGGATAACTTACCGGATGATCGATGGGTTTCTATCTCTATTAAAGAAGGGATTGAAAATTATTATGAGATTGTTGCTCCTTATGATCTAATTGATGGAGAGGAATACTACTTTGTTGTAAAAGCCTGGAACATAGTTGGAAGAGAAACTGTTGCATATTCAGATCCAGTAATTGTAGATAGTTCTGCACCAGAAATTAAATTTAGTGATAGTGAGGGTACTGTACCGGATAAATATAGGTTAACCAGTTTGAGTAATTTAACTCTGGTATGTGAAGTTATAGATTACGGTTCAGGAGTAGCTAAATTGGAGTATGGTCTCTCAGAAGAACTGGATGAGGCAAAAGTAACAAATTGGTGCTCAGACATATCTCAACTTTCAAGTATCTCTCTAGAGGATGGAAAAGAATATCATCTAGTAGTACGGGCAATTGATCATCTGGGATTGAAAAATGTGGAGTTTAGTGTGCCCATTTTAATTGATACAACTCCTCCAGTTTTTAAATCTCTTAAAGGAGGAAATCCAATACCTGGTACAGATCAATATCAGACACAGTGGGATCCAACGTATTTGAAGGTTTATTGGAACATAACAGATGAGAGTAATCTACTTCAAATAAGATATGCTATTGGTATTACTCCTGGTGGTAAGGAGATATCCAGTCAGTTACCGGGTAATGCAAATGGATGGTTTAGTGTTGATAAGTGGAAGAAGGAAATGGATCTGATTATTGATAGTCTTAATTTAGCTGATGGAAGTTATTATGTGACCATTGAAGCAACTAATGAAGTAGGATTGGTTCAAAAACAAACGACAAATCCTATCATAATAGATACTACTTTACCGCCAATGCCAGTAGTTAAAGATGACGGAATCTGTACCGGAAGGAAAGAAATCCACTTTACTGTATCATTCCCGAATGAGAATTTGTTAGATAATCAATATTATTATCAAATAGTTGCTGAAAACGGTAGTGTTGTTTATGGAGAAGTGGAACTTTCCAATCCAAACAATTTACCTGATGTAAGTTTAACTGTTGATGAATCTGATGGCATAACTTTTGAAAATGGTAAAACTTATTATGTGGTATTGGGAGAAAAAGTTAATGGTATATTTACTCCAATTGCTTATAGTGATGGAATTATAATTGATTGGACTCCACCACAGTTTATCAGTTTTAATGATGGAGAATATTTTACAGATGAAAATGTATATTTGACCTGGGATGCTGTGGATGAAGAATCAGGTATTAGCAGTTATTACATTAAAATTGGGACAAGCCGTGGTGGTGGTGAATTAACAGACGGCTGGATTTATCTGGGAACTAAAAACTCAACAGCAGTCCAGGGTCTGGAATTTGGAGATGGTGGATTATACTTTGCTACCATAAAGGCAATCAACAGAGCAGGAACAGAAACTGTGATTATCGGAGATGGTTTTCGTATTGATACAACTTCACCTCCTATACCTAAAGTTTTAACCGAAAGTAACTATACTACCAGGTTGGATACACTGGCAGCCAGTTGGACCTGGACAAAACCAGATACTGGCTCGGGGACGGTCGCCTATTATTATGATTATCTGACTGTTCGAGATTCTACTCAGGCTCAATGGAAACCTGTAGAAAGTATAACTGGGGATCCATTATCGACCAGAATTACTTTGACCAATCTAAATCTTAAAAATGGTACAACTTATTATATTGCGATAAAAGCTGTGGATCGGGTTGGTCTGGAATCGGTTGGCTTAAGTGAAGGAATTATGGCAGATGTGGAGGCGCCGATAACTCCAATCATTGATGATTTGAGAGATTATCAGGACTTTACTGATCAATTAACTGCTCACTTCTATTCCCGGGATGAAGAATCCGGGATCAAAGGTTTTAAATATGCTATTGGAACATTGGATGATGAAACGGCAGTGATGGATTGGAAAGAGATTACCAATCCTGAAGAAACAGTCTCAAATCTTAATTTAGTTGAAGGAGAAATCTATTTCTTTACAGCTCTAGCTACTGATAATGCCGGTCTTAAGTCAGCTAAATCGCGCAGTGATGGAATCTTAATTGATATGCAAAAACCTACTATTGAATATGTACATTCAGAGGGTGAGTACTCAAATAATGGTCGGGAACTGTTCTTTGTCTGGAAAGGAGTTCCCTCATATGCGCCAATTGTAGAATATGAATATTATCTAACTCCAGAAGCTAATCCAACGACTTATGAGTGGAAATCAACCACTCAAGAACAAATTCTCCTTACTGCAGAAAATGAGATCAATTCTCCAACATTTATTAATGGTCAAACCTATTATTTCTTTGTTCGTGCGCGGGATGCTTCCGGTAAAGTTTCTGAGATAGCCAGTGCTCATATTACAATTGATTCTACACCCCCTATTCGACCAGTGATTTTAATGGATGGAGATTATCAATCACAAAATCTGAATTTAAGCTGGAGAAGTAGTGATCCTGAGACACAGATTGCCAGATATCGTTATGGAATTGGTACTGTCCGTGGAGAAGTGGATGTGACCAATGGATGGGTAAATATAGAAGAAACTGGAGAGTATGTCCATATTTATCGGGATGATTTGCCATTAAAACACAACCAGAGATATTATCTTTCAGTTCAGGCGCAGAATAATGCTGGCGCATGGTCTGAAGTAGGATATGATGAAGGTTTTTTAGTTGATTTAATTCCGCCATCTACACCGGAAGTTAAGGGGCCAGGCCATTATTTAAGGAGCAAAACTACCATATCTAATATTACATTCTCTTCAGAGGAAACTGAAGTTGGTATTAAAGCCTATCGTTATCAGATCATTGCAGAGGATGAGAAGGATCAAATTACAACTTTGACGGGTAAAGTAATTTCACTTAATTCAGAAAACAATACCTATGATAAGAGTGTTACAGTTACCTTTGATGCTGAGAATCTTTCTCTTAAAGAAGGAGGCAAATACTATATTGCTGTTCAGGCCCAAAATATTCTGAATATGTGGTCAGATGTTGGATTTACATCAATACCGTTTATCGTTGATACTATACCTCCATCTGTAGCCTTTGTTCGTGGAAATGAAGAGATTGTGACAAATGGTGAGAGTATTGAAATAAAATGGACTACAGACGAGGTTGGTAAAGTATTTTATAGATTAAAGCATCCAGATGGAAGATTTACACCAGAACAGGGTTATCATGAAGAAGAAATTACTGCAATTGGAGAACATACTCTGATTTTTGATCAGACTGAAATAGGTACTTATTATTTCTACCTTTATATGGAAGATATGACTGGTAATATTTCTTCTGAAGTAGTTCAACAGATCAGAGTTAATTCTCCACCGAATATTCAGGTTGGTGATGGTAGATCTGTCTATAAAGGACGGGAATTACGATTGGGTGAGTCAGATTTTGTGGTTACAGACCAGGATGGAACAGTTGAGATTTATGAATGGGATTTTGGTGATGGAACAGCAATTGTAACAACTACAGAACTTTCTGTATCTCATCGTTATACCGAAATTGGAGATTATACAGTGACTTTAACTGTAACCGATAATGATGGAGGAAAAGCATCTGCTGAATTGAGCGTTATTGTAACCAATACACTGGAGGGTGAACTGACTTTAGATGAGACCTGGACCGGGATAATGGAATTGAGAGGAGATGTAATTGTACCTGAAGGAATTACTTTAACTATTCAATCAGGTACTGTGATTGTGGTTCCTAATGGAAAAGGAATAGTGGTAAATGGAACTATAAATTGTAATGGTAGTTATGAAGAAATTAGATTTACTACTACTGACCCTACAGGAACTTATGGTCCTAACCTCTGGAAGGGAATTTATCTTTCCAGCACCAGTCTGGGTTCTGAGTTTCTCAATACAGTAGTTGAATATGCTGAACGGGGCCTGGTTTTGAATCGTCAGGACATTTTGATAAAAAATTCTATCTTTAGAGAAAATGGAATCGGAGTGCATATGTATCAGTCTTCTACTGCTATAAATAATTGTAGATTTGAAAATAACCTCTATTATGGCATTAAAGAAGAAGGAGTCAATACACCAATAATTTGTAACAATATCTTTTACGGAAATGGTATTGCACCATATTATCATCATGAAAAGACATTACTTACGATAGAAGATGTAAATAATCTCTTTGGTTTCGGAAACCAGTAA